One window of Cataglyphis hispanica isolate Lineage 1 chromosome 12, ULB_Chis1_1.0, whole genome shotgun sequence genomic DNA carries:
- the LOC126853291 gene encoding UPF0430 protein CG31712 isoform X1 gives MGRSRSRSKSPSRRRHKSKHSRKRSKSREKHSNNKYSDKPKERSSKSRKRSHSASSSSGSEVSDDVHIVSHKKRSYRDRDRKMDEVERLAEMERQRKKKELMNKIFTTSTAGRQREVEQKMVEEEAAKRIEELVQKRVEEELEKRKEEIEAEVQRRVEEAKRAMERQVMEEMEWRQAKLREEEKRREEEERKKREELERIMEENNRKIEEAQKKLAEERLAMVEEQRLMEEERQKMRKEHEKRVKEEQKRILGKNNSRPKLSFTLKSVT, from the exons ATGGGCCGTTCCCGTTCCAGATCAAAATCACCGAGTAGACGGCGTCACAAGAGCAAGCATTCTCGCAAGCGATCCAAATCGCGTGAAAAGCACTCCAACAACAAATATTCAGACAAACCGAAAGAACGTAGTTCTAAGTCCAG AAAGCGATCCCATTCCGCATCATCCAGCAGTGGTTCAGAAGTATCAGACGATGTGCACATTGTCAGTCACAAAAAACGTTCTTATAGGGATAGGGATCGAAAAATGGACGAAGTGGAAAGACTAGCAGAAATGGAGCGACAAAG gaaaaagaaagaattaatgaACAAAATCTTCACTACGAGCACAGCTGG ACGTCAGCGCGAGGTGGAACAAAAAATGGTAGAAGAGGAAGCAGCTAAACGTATTGAAGAACTTGTACAAAAAAGGGTAGAAGAGGAGCTTGAGAAacgaaaagaagaaattgaagCTGAGGTGCAAAGGCGTGTAGAAGAAGCAAAGAGGGCTATGGAGCGGCAAGTGATGGAGGAGATGGAATGGAGACAAGCAAAACTACGTGAGGAGGAGAAACGAAGAGAG GAGGAAGAGCGGAAGAAGCGTGAGGAACTAGAGAGGATTATGGAGGAGAACAACAGAAAGATAGAAGAGGCTCAGAAGAAATTG GCTGAAGAAAGATTGGCTATGGTTGAAGAACAGCGTTTAATGGAAgaagaaagacaaaaaatgagaaaagagcATGAAAAACGCGTTAAGGAGGAACAGAAGAGGATCTTAGGCAAAAATAATTCGAGGCCTAAGTTATCCTTCACCCTAAAATCGGTTACGTGA
- the LOC126853291 gene encoding UPF0430 protein CG31712 isoform X2 yields the protein MGRSRSRSKSPSRRRHKSKHSRKRSKSREKHSNNKYSDKPKERSSKSRKRSHSASSSSGSEVSDDVHIVSHKKRSYRDRDRKMDEVERLAEMERQRRQREVEQKMVEEEAAKRIEELVQKRVEEELEKRKEEIEAEVQRRVEEAKRAMERQVMEEMEWRQAKLREEEKRREEEERKKREELERIMEENNRKIEEAQKKLAEERLAMVEEQRLMEEERQKMRKEHEKRVKEEQKRILGKNNSRPKLSFTLKSVT from the exons ATGGGCCGTTCCCGTTCCAGATCAAAATCACCGAGTAGACGGCGTCACAAGAGCAAGCATTCTCGCAAGCGATCCAAATCGCGTGAAAAGCACTCCAACAACAAATATTCAGACAAACCGAAAGAACGTAGTTCTAAGTCCAG AAAGCGATCCCATTCCGCATCATCCAGCAGTGGTTCAGAAGTATCAGACGATGTGCACATTGTCAGTCACAAAAAACGTTCTTATAGGGATAGGGATCGAAAAATGGACGAAGTGGAAAGACTAGCAGAAATGGAGCGACAAAG ACGTCAGCGCGAGGTGGAACAAAAAATGGTAGAAGAGGAAGCAGCTAAACGTATTGAAGAACTTGTACAAAAAAGGGTAGAAGAGGAGCTTGAGAAacgaaaagaagaaattgaagCTGAGGTGCAAAGGCGTGTAGAAGAAGCAAAGAGGGCTATGGAGCGGCAAGTGATGGAGGAGATGGAATGGAGACAAGCAAAACTACGTGAGGAGGAGAAACGAAGAGAG GAGGAAGAGCGGAAGAAGCGTGAGGAACTAGAGAGGATTATGGAGGAGAACAACAGAAAGATAGAAGAGGCTCAGAAGAAATTG GCTGAAGAAAGATTGGCTATGGTTGAAGAACAGCGTTTAATGGAAgaagaaagacaaaaaatgagaaaagagcATGAAAAACGCGTTAAGGAGGAACAGAAGAGGATCTTAGGCAAAAATAATTCGAGGCCTAAGTTATCCTTCACCCTAAAATCGGTTACGTGA
- the LOC126853591 gene encoding tubulin glycylase 3A-like, which produces MCNNLENAYWFYETGVSNIQFPRCYNMYQELVTSVRNVLKTVIKYRPQNRIDGIRNIWILKPGDDSLGRGIVLKSSMVDILAKVTQAAKENTEYVVQKYIERPLLVHKTKVDIRQWFLITSTQPLVVWIFKDILIRFASRDFTLSDFHESIHLCNTTVQLKYRKLPRCNSDLPEELHWNLQDFKNYLQYFYSTNFPVNRALLASQDNMVNRKNSFQLYGADFVVADDFSVWLLEINTNPRLHPPSSEVTAKLYPEVIEDAMKVVLDLRKNKKASCGRFECIYKQRNPFYGVNVLGQGTSLGIRGKGLFVTPKLPRDL; this is translated from the exons ATGTGTAACAATCTAGAAAATGCCTATTGGTTTTACGAAACAGGCGTATCAAATATACAGTTTCCACGATGCTACAATATGTATCAA GAACTCGTAACATCTGTGCGCAATGTATTGAAAACAGTGATTAAATATCGACCGCAAAATAGAATCGACGGTATACGCAATATTTGGATTTTAAAACCGGGCGACGATAGTTTAGGACGCGGAATTGTTTTGAAGAGTTCTATGGTCGATATCCTCGCCAAAGTAACTCAGGCAGCAAAAGAAAATACCGAATATGttgtacagaaatatatag agcGACCATTGTTAGTCCATAAAACAAAAGTAGATATTAGGCAATGGTTCCTGATAACCAGTACACAACCTCTTGTCGTGTGGATCTTCAA GGATATATTAATACGATTCGCGTCGAGAGATTTCACTCTTAGCGATTTTCACGAATCCATTCACTTGTGTAATACAACCGTGCAGCTAAAATATCGAAAGTTACCGAGATGCAATTCCGATTTACCCGAAGAACTTCATTGGAATCTTCaggatttcaaaaattatctccagtatttttattctacaaactTTCCTGTAAATc GGGCACTTCTGGCATCTCAAGATAACATGgtaaatcgtaaaaatagCTTTCAATTGTACGGAGCTGATTTCGTAGTGGCGGATGATTTTTCGGTATGgctattagaaataaatacaaatccaCGATTGCATCCGCCAAGCAGCGAAGTCACTGCAAAACTCTACCCGGAAGTCATAGAAGACGCGATGAAAG tGGTCTTAGatcttcgtaaaaataaaaaagcatctTGCGGAAGATTCGAATGTATTTACAAGCAACGTAATCCATTTTATGGCGTCAATGTCTTGGGGCAAGGTACAAGTCTTGGCATTCGTGGTAAAGGTTTATTTGTGACGCCAAAATTGCCGCGAGATCTCTGA
- the LOC126853264 gene encoding tubulin glycylase 3A-like — MNANDGSSSNLENSSENKKNTKKNIENKDENSEEKIVINMDMTTNCDIKTPEEEPDYSDNKIESSLELPLEPTLHEQFLRIKRIVKDAITAQHIFMIYGKSPVIRNCMLKRGWREKFYRKNNGADQHFNVECNPVVLLAGIDNLKEEQNKRLLISRMLTNHTVNFLWNTGSDWPGWPAQDNKTTVFNRYCRAGFTSKVGLCSNVRQMHWYYEAGVANTLFPRCYNICQSDQMHAFIEDFRLTSCLSLLKWLVDKVNANTDEDIVCSPTGTIPLKALDFAIKRCNDYISTQSHEDIDHENERVWSHQWDQFISWYYQIIHDRAHFIRTNVSFNKYVQTSKHILKKMRQYWPQIDMDGIMNIWILKPGNKSRGRGIVLINKLEDVMIKVNPTGKLETRYVVQKYIERPLLIHNTKFDIRQWFIVTCAQPLTLWMYRESYLRFCSQKFSLDDFHESIHLCNHAIQCKYNNCGDRDPALPTDNMWDATTFKEFLKSQGHGNAWDELIYPGMKQGLVGSLLASQDAMDRRKNSFELYGADFMIMEDFSVWLIEINSHPDMSYSSSVTTRLCRQVMEDTIKVVIDFREDNSADTGDFELAYKQRIPNCQPYLGAALSLQGTRLTTYEKKLNQDSKTSLVAKSPMKEFLKKKSVVHIHNNIGPAIVDLIEEIEIQLDQELYSCYNTDSSKSKLTFLVTPSTKPSISNEKVETLTKSTSANIKSINKIKSPTLSRTNIQNNECKPSRNGKSSPHKSARKSRTFVDSASSKLDTFPTKPSLISKIIALQEQSANVMPKSEKPSRKNEEKIIKTAMRDAMKKYKRNVTTSPQISPLPTLLTPTMKITSASTIKHKSFPKKRMHHKKKVLGDITDMYAIGLGLTK, encoded by the exons ATGAATGCTAACGATGGCTCCTCTTCAAACCTGGAAAATTCAAGCGAGAACAAAaagaatacgaaaaaaaatatcgagaataaagatgaaaattccGAAGAGAAAATAGTGATAAACATGGATATGACAACaaattgtgatattaaaaCTCCAGAag aaGAGCCAGACTATtcagataataaaatcgaatcaTCTTTAGAACTGCCTTTAGAACCGACCCTTCACGAACAATTTTTGCGTATCAAGCGGATCGTGAAGGACGCTATAACTGCCCaacacatttttatgatttatggcAAGTCACCGGTCATTCGCAATTGCATGCTGAAAAGAGGATGGCGCGAgaaattttatcgcaaaaataacggcg CTGATCAGCATTTTAACGTCGAATGCAACCCGGTAGTTTTACTGGCTGGAATCGATAATTTGAAAGAGGAGCAAAACAAACGTTTATTGATATCAAGAATGCTTACCAATCATACTGTCAACTTCCTCTGGAACACGGGGTCCGACTGGCCCGGCTGGCCCGCGCAAGATAACAAAACTACTGTGTTCAATCGATATTGTCGAGCTGGTTTTACGTCCAAG GTGGGCTTGTGTTCAAACGTTAGACAAATGCACTGGTATTACGAAGCCGGAGTAGCTAACACTTTATTTCCACGTTGCTACAATATATGTCAGAGCGACCAGATGCACGCCTTCATCGAGGATTTTCG ACTCACAAGCTGCTTGAGTCTCTTGAAATGGTTAGTGGACAAAGTCAACGCCAACACGGATGAAGACATCGTGTGTTCACCAACTGGTACGATACCTCTCAAAGCTCTCGATTTTGCAATCAAAAGGTGCAACGATTATATCAGTACCCAATCGCACGAAGACATCGATCACGAAAATGAAAGAGTCTGGTCTCATCAGTGGGACCAATTTATTAGCTGGTATTACCAGATCATTCATGATCGAGCTCACTTCATTCGTACCAATGTATCCTTTAAC aaaTATGTTCAAACTTCaaagcatatattaaaaaagatgagaCAATACTGGCCGCAGATAGATATGGATGGCATAATGAATATATGGATCCTGAAACCTGGTAACAAAAGTCGAGGACGCGGTATTGTTCTAATAAACAAATTGGAAGATGTGATGATAAAAGTAAATCCAACAGGCAAACTAGAGACACGATATGTTGTGCAAAAGTACATCG AACGGCCATTACTGATTCACaatacaaaatttgatataagacAATGGTTTATCGTGACGTGCGCTCAACCTTTAACTCTTTGGATGTacag AGAGAGTTATCTCCGCTTTTGCTCGCAAAAGTTTAGTCTGGATGACTTTCACGAGTCGATACATCTGTGCAATCACGCGAttcaatgcaaatataataactgCGGCGACAGGGATCCCGCTCTACCCACGGACAATATGTGGGACGCCACGACATTCAAGGAATTTCTCAA gtCTCAAGGTCACGGTAATGCATGGGATGAGCTAATCTATCCTGGAATGAAGCAAGGTTTAGTAGGCTCGTTATTAGCTAGTCAAGACGCTATGGACCGACGGAAAAATAGTTTCGAACTTTATGGCGCCGATTTTATGATCATGGAAGATTTTTCTGTATGGTTGATCGAGATCAACAGTCATCCGGACATGAGCTATTCCAGCAGTGTTACTACGCGATTATGTCGACAAGTGATGGAAGACACCATTAAAG TCGTGATAGACTTTCGAGAAGATAACAGTGCGGATACTGGAGATTTTGAGTTAGCATACAAGCAACGAATACCGAACTGCCAGCCGTATTTGGGAGCCGCTTTGTCACTTCAGGGTACTCGTCTCACCACTTacgaaaagaaattgaatcAGGATTCCAAAACCAGCTTAGTCGCGAAGTCTCCGATG aaagaatttcttaaaaagaagTCGGTAGTACACATTCATAACAACATTGGACCAGCAATCGTTGATCTTATTGAGGAAATAGAGATTCAGCTTGATCAAGAATTGTACTCTTGTTATAACACGGACTCGTCCAAATCAAAACTGACATTTCTGGTGACACCGTCTACGAAGCCTTCAATTTCTAATGAGAAAGTAGAAACCCTCACAAAAAGCACTTCGGCAAACATAAAATCTATCAATAAGATAAAGTCACCAACTTTGTCCAGAACTAACATTCAG AATAATGAGTGTAAACCTTCGAGAAATGGGAAAAGTTCTCCACATAAATCGGCACGAAAGTCACGCACATTCGTCGACTCTGCAAGTAGCAAATTAGATACGTTCCCGACGAAACCGTCATTGATATCAAAAATCATAGCTCTTCAGGAGCAATCGGCAAATGTGATGCCTAAATCTGAAAAACCATCAaggaaaaatgaagaaaag ATCATCAAAACTGCTATGCGAGATGCCATGAAAAAGTACAAAAGAAACGTGACGACTTCGCCACAAATATCACCACTGCCGACCTTACTTACGCCAACAATGAAAATCACCTCCGCGTCGACGATTAAGCATAAGAGCTTTCCGAAGAAACGAATGCATCATAAGAAAAAAGTTCTAGGGGATATTACTGATATGTACGCTATCGGCTTAGGTCTGACCAAATAA